In Acanthopagrus latus isolate v.2019 chromosome 17, fAcaLat1.1, whole genome shotgun sequence, the following are encoded in one genomic region:
- the arl4aa gene encoding ADP-ribosylation factor-like 4aa, whose product MGNGLSEQPSFISSIPFFQSFHIAILGLDSAGKTTVLYRLQFNEFVNTVPTKGFNAEKVKLSLGGHRTGTFHFWDVGGQEKLRPLWKSYTRCTDGIIFVVDSVDAERMEEAKTELHKIAKTSENQGVPLLVVANKQDLRHSLGLAEIEKLLALKELGPATPWHLQPACAIIGDGLREGLERLHDMILKRRKALRQQRKKR is encoded by the coding sequence ATGGGGAACGGATTGTCAGAGCAGCCTAGCTTCATCTCAAGCATCCCGTTCTTCCAGTCTTTCCACATCGCCATCCTTGGTCTGGACTCGGCAGGGAAGACAACCGTTCTGTACAGACTGCAGTTCAATGAGTTTGTGAACACTGTGCCCACCAAAGGTTTCAATGCAGAGAAGGTCAAATTGTCTCTGGGCGGACACAGGACGGGGACATTCCACTTCTGGGATGTAGGGGGCCAGGAGAAGCTTCGCCCCCTGTGGAAGTCGTACACGCGATGCACGGACGGCATCATATTTGTTGTGGACTCTGTGGATGCAGAGCGCATGGAGGAGGCCAAAACAGAGCTCCATAAAATTGCCAAAACCTCTGAAAACCAGGGGGTGCCCCTGCTGGTGGTAGCCAACAAACAGGACTTGAGGCACTCTTTGGGGCTTGCCGAAATTGAGAAACTGCTGGCGCTGAAAGAACTGGGCCCTGCAACTCCATGGCACCTGCAGCCAGCCTGCGCTATCATAGGAGACGGGCTCAGGGAGGGCCTGGAGAGACTCCATGACATGATCCTGAAAAGGAGAAAGGCGCTccggcagcagaggaaaaagagataA